A section of the Aphelocoma coerulescens isolate FSJ_1873_10779 unplaced genomic scaffold, UR_Acoe_1.0 HiC_scaffold_60, whole genome shotgun sequence genome encodes:
- the LOC138101967 gene encoding serine/threonine-protein kinase pim-1-like produces the protein MPGRAMRPARPRPRAGLRPPRPRASRRGLASARLLPYWRWRRWAGISACLLGSTVSLWLRLARPRPRPRPRPRLLPGPAEETDGAAAPAASAASSPVRALPLGSAAPAPEPPVSPSKEATSGDTRPGAVEERPAAVSGPGPSADSRVSPAGNALQGLRERYLEGSLLGRGGFGSVFAATRLSDGAPVAIKWVPRTRIRHWGELPNGTSAPLEVVLLDKVSTGFPGVVQLLEWLELPSNVVLVMERPEQSQDLLHFIRARGFLSEEVARELFRQVLEAVRHCTSCGVLHRDLKPENILVDLATGQAKLIDFGCGTYLQDTAYTSFAGTPAYSPPEWTHFGWYYGEAATVWSLGIVLHQMVCGRHPFPKGRNISWGQLSLPERLSQDCKELIRWCLSLHSLDRPSLEDLSCDPWLQDIHHP, from the exons atgccaggccgggccatgcgcccggcccgcccccggccccgggcggggctgcgccctccccgcccccgggcgtcccgccgcggtctcgcctccgcccggctcttgCCCTACTGGCGGTGGCGccgctgggcgggcatcagtgcctgcctcTTGGGCAGCACTGTTAGcctctggctccggctggcccggccccggccccggccccggccccggccccggctcctcccgggaccCGCCGAGGAGACagacggcgcggccgctcccgccgcgtccGCGGCGTCTTCCCCGGTCCGAGCTCTTCCGCTCGGCagcgcggcccccgcccccgagccgccggtgtccCCTTCGAAAGAGGCAACATCTGGGGatacccggcccggggcggttgaggagCGCCCGGCGGCCGTttctggccccgggccgagcgctgacagcCGCGTCTCGCCGGCAGGGAATGCGCTGCAGGGCCTGAGGGAGCGCTACCTGgagggttcgctgctggggcgcggcggcttcggcagcgtcttcgcggccacgcggctctcggacggcgccccg gtggccatcaaatggGTGCCACGGACCCGCATCcgtcattggggcgagctg cccaacGGCACCAGCGCACCACTCGaggtcgtgctgctggacaaggtgtccaccGGCTTCCCTGGTGTGGTGCAGCTCCTCGAGTGGCTCGAGCTGCCCAGCAACGtggtgctggtgatggagcGGCCGGAGCAGTCTCAGGACCTGCTCCATTTCATTCGAGCGCGGGGCTTCCTGTCCGAGGAGGTGGCACGGGAGCTGTTCCGCCAggtcctggaggccgtgcggcactgcaccagctgcggggtccttcaCAGGGACCTGAAaccagagaacatcctggttgacctggccacGGGCCAGGCCAAATTGATTGACTTTGGCtgcggcacctacctgcaagacacagcctacaccagctttgcag GAACACCAGcgtacagccccccggaatggacccattttggctggtactacggcgaggcagctaccgtctggtccctgggcatcgtgctgcaccagatggtctgcgggcgGCACCCGTTCCCGAAGGGCCGGAACATCAGCTGGGGCCAGCTGTCGCTCCCAGAACGGCTCTCTCAAG ACTGCAAGGAACTGATCAGATGGTGTCTGTCCCTGCACTCCTTGGacaggccctcattagaagacctgtcgtGTGATCCTTGGCTGCAGGATATTCATCATCCAtag